DNA from Pelobacter propionicus DSM 2379:
ATCCTATATCGAGGCCATGAATCTGGGCGCCTTTGAATACATTAACAAGCCGGTCAAGATCGATGAGCTTAAAAGAATCATCGCCAAGGTTTTCAAGAAGGGCTGATTGTTTTCACAAGGAGGTGCATGATGAAACCGTTCGAACGGATCTTGATCGCCATCGATTTTTCGGAGAATTCCACCTATGCCTTTGACTGCGCCCTGATGCTTGCTAGGCAGTTCAATGCCCGGCTTACGGTCATGCACGTGATCAACGAGCCGATCGACCTGCGCGGTTTCTATGTGCCGCACATCTCCTTCGAGCAACTTGAAAAGGAGATCGAGGCGGGCGCGGCCGAGATGATGGAGACATTCTGCCGGGAAAAATTGAGCGATTACAAAAATTTCGAGACCAGTGTCGTTACCGGCATTCCCTACGAAGAGATCATCCGCAAGGCACAGGAAATCGACGCCTCCCTGATCGTTGTCGGCACCCACGGCCGTACCGGCCTTGACCGTATCATTTTCGGCAGTACCGCAGCACGTGTCGTACGCAGTTCTCCCCATCCTGTGCTCAGTATCCGCCTGCCGGCGGAATCCAGCTAGCCCGACCATGCGCCGTACTGAGCGGCCATGGCTCCCCATGGACCAGATCATGTCTCCCGAAACCAAAGCAGCCATCGTTGTCATTGATGGCGATGGCACTGCTGGCGAGA
Protein-coding regions in this window:
- a CDS encoding universal stress protein translates to MKPFERILIAIDFSENSTYAFDCALMLARQFNARLTVMHVINEPIDLRGFYVPHISFEQLEKEIEAGAAEMMETFCREKLSDYKNFETSVVTGIPYEEIIRKAQEIDASLIVVGTHGRTGLDRIIFGSTAARVVRSSPHPVLSIRLPAESS